In the Candidatus Paceibacterota bacterium genome, one interval contains:
- a CDS encoding DUF4446 family protein translates to MLSSYEIDYILAGVAAFLIVLLLAWAIRLELRIRRLLAGEHTKDIPETVAFLKKSIATLDTFQQETEDYLHTVERRLNKSIQAVQTVRFNPFKGMGTGGNQSFATTLLDEKGNGVVISSLYSNDRVSVFAKPLTKATSTYELSGEESESITLAKEALKK, encoded by the coding sequence CTATATTTTAGCGGGTGTAGCAGCCTTTTTGATTGTTTTGCTTTTGGCCTGGGCCATTCGCCTTGAGCTTCGGATCAGACGCCTGCTCGCCGGAGAGCACACCAAAGACATTCCTGAGACAGTGGCTTTTTTGAAAAAATCCATCGCGACTCTAGACACCTTTCAGCAAGAGACTGAAGACTATCTCCACACCGTAGAGCGTCGTCTCAATAAAAGCATTCAAGCAGTCCAGACTGTCCGCTTCAATCCTTTCAAAGGGATGGGCACTGGTGGCAATCAAAGCTTTGCCACTACCCTGCTAGATGAAAAAGGCAATGGGGTGGTGATCTCTAGTCTTTACTCCAATGACCGTGTGTCTGTCTTTGCCAAGCCGCTGACAAAAGCGACTTCGACCTATGAGCTGAGTGGTGAAGAAAGTGAAAGCATCACCCTAGCCAAGGAAGCTCTGAAAAAGTAG